In one Cardiocondyla obscurior isolate alpha-2009 linkage group LG17, Cobs3.1, whole genome shotgun sequence genomic region, the following are encoded:
- the LOC139109451 gene encoding glycerol kinase 3 isoform X1 produces MELQDVSENAEGTGDTEDTETASERSTPEGFDSLEDSTASLEMEESETGRRTSIFKYYSYKNADAMSNTVKKTGPFVGVIDVGTRTVRFVVFNAKHIAEVASHQIDIEQISPQEGWVEQDPKEILFAVKACIKDVVNKLEILGIKIDEIVTVGITNQRETTILWDAVTGDPLYNAIVWSDIRTDAIVDQIIAKFPDQSKNHLKPLCGLPVSPYFSALKIRWLKDNEPTVKKAIRERRCKVGTMDTWVVWNLTGGKNNGLYITDVTNASRTMLMNIETLSWDPTLCRYFDIPMQMLPEIRSSSEIYGKISIGPLIGIPISGILGNQQSALVGQNCLKKGQAKNTYRSGCFLLCNTGHTRVHSSHGLVTTVAYQLGPKSPPVYALEGSIAVAGAAIKWLRDNMKLIKDVHESEHLAQSVFSTGDVYFVPAFSGLYAPYWRKDARGIICGLTAFTTKQHIIRASLEAVCFQTRDILEAMYKDCGFPLTKLNTDGKMSTNNLLMQLQADLCGTPVFRSTMPDITALGVAMTAGHAEGIDVWDLEGEEVETVPTDTFLPTTTPEERDARYKKWKMAVQRSLGWVTGKMSSQMTDERYRMLASIPASWFLISSFLLLRLSHYVANR; encoded by the exons ATGGAGCTGCAAGATGTGAGCGAAAATGCAGAAGGGACTGGAGATACCGAGGACACCGAGACCGCGAGCGAAAGAAGCACGCCGGAAGGATTCGACTCCCTCGAAGATTCGACCGCGTCTTTAGAAATGGAAGAATCTGAAACCGGCCGAAGAACGAGTATCTTCAAATATTACTCGTACAAGAACGCAG aTGCAATGTCAAACACTGTGAAAAAAACTGGACCATTTGTTGGCGTAATCGATGTTGGCACGCGGACTGTCCGTTTTGTG GTATTTAATGCAAAACATATTGCGGAGGTCGCATCCCATCAAATCGATATAGAGCAAATTAGTCCGCAAGAAGGATGGGTGGAGCAGGATCccaaagaaattctttttgcGGTAAAAGCTTGCATTAAGGATGTAGTTAATAAATTGGAAATACTAGGTATTAAGATCGACGAGATCGTTACGGTCGGTATTACCAACCAGAGAGAAACTACGATATTGTGGGACGCTGTTACTGGCGATCCTCTTTATAACGCCATAG tgTGGTCCGACATCAGAACTGATGCAATTGTAGATCAGATTATAGCAAAGTTTCCGGATCAAAGTAAGAATCATTTGAAGCCCTTATGCGGCTTGCCCGTGAGCCCGTACTTCTCGGCTTTGAAAATTCGTTGGTTGAAGGACAACGAGCCGACCGTAAAAAAAGCAATTCGCGAGAGGCGGTGTAAAGTAGGGACTATGGATACGTGGGTTGTTTGG AATTTAACAGGAGGCAAAAACAACGGACTATATATAACCGATGTTACAAACGCGTCGAGAACGATGTTAATGAATATTGAAACGCTCTCCTGGGATCCTACATTATGCAGATATTTCGACATTCCTATGCAAATGCTGCCAGAGATCAGAAGCAGTTCCGAAATATACGGCAAAATCTCGATCGGTCCACTGATTGGTATTCCCATATCCGGC aTTTTAGGAAATCAACAATCTGCTTTAGTAGGTCAAAATTGCTTGAAAAAGGGCCAAGCAAAAAATACGTATAGAAGTGGTTGTTTCCTACTATGTAATACGGGACATACT aGAGTACATTCTTCTCACGGATTAGTTACAACCGTTGCATATCAATTAGGACCGAAGAGTCCACCTGTCTATGCATTAGAAGGTTCAATCGCGGTTGCGGGTGCAGCTATTAAATGGCTACGGGATAATATGAAACTCATAAAGGATGTCCATGAAAGTGAACATTTGGCTCAAAGCGTATTTAGCACAGGAGATGTGTATTTTGTCCCGGCTTTTAGCGGATTGTATGCACCTTATTGGAGGAAAGATGCAAGGGg aataatttgtGGGCTTACTGCGTTTACGACGAAACAGCACATAATTAGAGCGTCTCTCGAAGCGGTATGCTTTCAAACCAGAGACATTCTTGAAGCGATGTATAAAGATTGCGGATTTCCGTTAACGAAGTTAAATACAGACGGGAAGATGTCAACTAATAATCTCCTTATGCAATTACAGGCCGATTTATGCGGCACACCAGTAT TTAGATCAACTATGCCTGACATCACAGCTTTAGGTGTAGCAATGACTGCCGGACACGCTGAAGGGATAGATGTTTGGGATCTAGAAGGCGAGGAAGTAGAAACAGTGCCAACTGATACTTTTCTCCCAACCACCACTCCGGAAG aGAGAGATGCAAGGtataaaaaatggaaaatggCAGTACAAAGAAGTTTAGGTTGGGTGACAGGAAAAATGTCCAGTCAAATGacag ATGAAAGGTATCGTATGCTGGCGTCCATTCCTGCCAGCTGGTTCTTAATATCGAGCTTCCTTCTTTTACGATTAAGTCATTACGTAGCGAATCGGTGA
- the LOC139109451 gene encoding glycerol kinase 3 isoform X2 has translation MSNTVKKTGPFVGVIDVGTRTVRFVVFNAKHIAEVASHQIDIEQISPQEGWVEQDPKEILFAVKACIKDVVNKLEILGIKIDEIVTVGITNQRETTILWDAVTGDPLYNAIVWSDIRTDAIVDQIIAKFPDQSKNHLKPLCGLPVSPYFSALKIRWLKDNEPTVKKAIRERRCKVGTMDTWVVWNLTGGKNNGLYITDVTNASRTMLMNIETLSWDPTLCRYFDIPMQMLPEIRSSSEIYGKISIGPLIGIPISGILGNQQSALVGQNCLKKGQAKNTYRSGCFLLCNTGHTRVHSSHGLVTTVAYQLGPKSPPVYALEGSIAVAGAAIKWLRDNMKLIKDVHESEHLAQSVFSTGDVYFVPAFSGLYAPYWRKDARGIICGLTAFTTKQHIIRASLEAVCFQTRDILEAMYKDCGFPLTKLNTDGKMSTNNLLMQLQADLCGTPVFRSTMPDITALGVAMTAGHAEGIDVWDLEGEEVETVPTDTFLPTTTPEERDARYKKWKMAVQRSLGWVTGKMSSQMTDERYRMLASIPASWFLISSFLLLRLSHYVANR, from the exons ATGTCAAACACTGTGAAAAAAACTGGACCATTTGTTGGCGTAATCGATGTTGGCACGCGGACTGTCCGTTTTGTG GTATTTAATGCAAAACATATTGCGGAGGTCGCATCCCATCAAATCGATATAGAGCAAATTAGTCCGCAAGAAGGATGGGTGGAGCAGGATCccaaagaaattctttttgcGGTAAAAGCTTGCATTAAGGATGTAGTTAATAAATTGGAAATACTAGGTATTAAGATCGACGAGATCGTTACGGTCGGTATTACCAACCAGAGAGAAACTACGATATTGTGGGACGCTGTTACTGGCGATCCTCTTTATAACGCCATAG tgTGGTCCGACATCAGAACTGATGCAATTGTAGATCAGATTATAGCAAAGTTTCCGGATCAAAGTAAGAATCATTTGAAGCCCTTATGCGGCTTGCCCGTGAGCCCGTACTTCTCGGCTTTGAAAATTCGTTGGTTGAAGGACAACGAGCCGACCGTAAAAAAAGCAATTCGCGAGAGGCGGTGTAAAGTAGGGACTATGGATACGTGGGTTGTTTGG AATTTAACAGGAGGCAAAAACAACGGACTATATATAACCGATGTTACAAACGCGTCGAGAACGATGTTAATGAATATTGAAACGCTCTCCTGGGATCCTACATTATGCAGATATTTCGACATTCCTATGCAAATGCTGCCAGAGATCAGAAGCAGTTCCGAAATATACGGCAAAATCTCGATCGGTCCACTGATTGGTATTCCCATATCCGGC aTTTTAGGAAATCAACAATCTGCTTTAGTAGGTCAAAATTGCTTGAAAAAGGGCCAAGCAAAAAATACGTATAGAAGTGGTTGTTTCCTACTATGTAATACGGGACATACT aGAGTACATTCTTCTCACGGATTAGTTACAACCGTTGCATATCAATTAGGACCGAAGAGTCCACCTGTCTATGCATTAGAAGGTTCAATCGCGGTTGCGGGTGCAGCTATTAAATGGCTACGGGATAATATGAAACTCATAAAGGATGTCCATGAAAGTGAACATTTGGCTCAAAGCGTATTTAGCACAGGAGATGTGTATTTTGTCCCGGCTTTTAGCGGATTGTATGCACCTTATTGGAGGAAAGATGCAAGGGg aataatttgtGGGCTTACTGCGTTTACGACGAAACAGCACATAATTAGAGCGTCTCTCGAAGCGGTATGCTTTCAAACCAGAGACATTCTTGAAGCGATGTATAAAGATTGCGGATTTCCGTTAACGAAGTTAAATACAGACGGGAAGATGTCAACTAATAATCTCCTTATGCAATTACAGGCCGATTTATGCGGCACACCAGTAT TTAGATCAACTATGCCTGACATCACAGCTTTAGGTGTAGCAATGACTGCCGGACACGCTGAAGGGATAGATGTTTGGGATCTAGAAGGCGAGGAAGTAGAAACAGTGCCAACTGATACTTTTCTCCCAACCACCACTCCGGAAG aGAGAGATGCAAGGtataaaaaatggaaaatggCAGTACAAAGAAGTTTAGGTTGGGTGACAGGAAAAATGTCCAGTCAAATGacag ATGAAAGGTATCGTATGCTGGCGTCCATTCCTGCCAGCTGGTTCTTAATATCGAGCTTCCTTCTTTTACGATTAAGTCATTACGTAGCGAATCGGTGA
- the Ica69 gene encoding islet cell autoantigen 1 isoform X1: MNAYNRGAAGVSGNAFDCWVQKSMHDDSAIIKMQYQFWVRKQALSQKLGKKEDECIVASDAELDAKLELFRSIQDSCFYLQRVIDKYQERLCNLAQEENAMGRFLKDAGKQDKTRAGKMMSAVGKSLSYSGQQRLALRAPLGRLYQEVETFRQRAIEDTLQNVQAMEKARTEYRAALSWMKNISADLDPDTSKQLEKYKKVQARVKQGKIVFDNLALDCLQKVDLLAAARCNMFSHALVLYQTTLLNFTKKSAQAYSTIANSFKGYQRYDFTVVRELAETSSKLAQETGGDDDLDEKDKLQFFDMDYHDDVEEAQEATNSESKTSEKSKKDEKLLDIDNESKDTLIHLETADSSRNGIVCDTKDTENDKSLEEFFGNLILKKDASNNAEQLTNKTEKSDRAAFNKSSEEQKSVMDIFENTDFNLSDLSSLSSEAQQQQSLNLLASESAALFDEILNDKQQSTNSDWEGISHDTFLPPSILKQSLGDAALGMGQKSTAGNLDDKKKSKTGRQKGNSWLDLFAELDPLANNPMENLSGDSNASA; this comes from the exons ATGAACGCTTA TAACAGAGGTGCAGCGGGCGTATCGGGAAATGCCTTTGATTGCTGGGTACAAAAGTCTATGCATGACGATTCCGCCATCATAAAAATGCAGTACCAATTCTGGGTGAGAAAGCAGGCTCTGTCTCAGAAGTTAGGGAAGAAGGAGGATGAGTGCATTGTCGCTTCAGACGCTGAGCTAGACGCCAAATTAGAACTGTTCCGCAGTATTCAGGATTCCTGCTTCTACTTGCAAAGGGTTATTGATAAATATCAAGAAAGACTATGCA ATTTGGCCCAGGAAGAAAATGCAATGGGACGTTTTCTGAAAGATGCCGGGAAACAAGACAAGACGCGCGCTGGCAAGATGATGTCGGCCGTTGGCAAGTCCTTGTCTTACTCTGGCCAACAGAGACTCGCACTGAGAGCGCCTCTGGGTCGACTGTACCAGGAGGTGGAAACGTTTCGGCAAAGAGCCATTGAAGACACTTTGCAAAATGTGCAAGCGATGGAAAAGGCCCGCACGGAGTATCGAGCCGCTCTGTCAtggatgaaaaatatatctgcCGATTTAGATCCCGACACGTCCAAgcagttagaaaaatataaaaaggttCAAGCGCGCGTTAAACA GGGCAAAATAGTCTTTGACAATCTAGCTCTCGACTGTCTTCAGAAGGTTGATTTGTTAGCGGCGGCGAGATGTAACATGTTCAGTCACGCCTTAGTTTTGTATCAAACCACACTCCTAAATTTCACGAAGAAATCTGCACAAGCGTATTCTACAATAGCTAACAGCTTCAAAGGCTATCAGCGTTATGATTTTACGGTTGTGCGTGAGCTGGCGGAGACCTCCAGCAAATTAGCTCAAGAAACTGGCGGTGACGACGATTTAGACGAGAAGGATAA ATTACAATTTTTCGACATGGATTATCATGACGACGTTGAAGAGGCTCAGGAGGCTACAAACTCGGAAAGCAAAACGTCGGAAAAAAGCAAGAAAGACGAGAAACTTTTAGATATAGATAATGAGTCGAAAGACACATTGATACATTTGGAAACTGCCGATTCTTCGAGAAACGGAATTGTGTGCGACACAAAAGACACGGAAAACGATAAAAGTCTTGAGGAGTTTTTTGGAAACCTCATTCTCAAAAAAGATGCGTCCAATAATGCCGAACAATTGACGAATAAAACCGAAAAAAGTGACCGAGCCGCATTTAACAAAAGCTCCGAGGAGCAGAAATCAGTCATGGATATATTCGAGAAcactgattttaatttatccgaCTTGTCCTCTCTGTCATCGGAGGCACAGCAGCAAcaatcattaaatttattggctTCCGAAAGCGCGGCGCTTTTCGACGAAATCCTGAACGACAAGCAACAGTCTACGAACAGCGACTGGGAGGGTATATCACACGACACTTTTCTACCGCCCAGCATTTTGAAGCAGAGTCTGGGGGACGCGGCGCTGGGTATGGGACAGAAAAGCACTGCCGGTAACCTGGATGACAAA AAAAAGAGTAAGACTGGAAGGCAAAAAGGTAACTCGTGGTTGGATTTATTCGCAGAGTTGGATCCATTGGCCAACAATCCAATGGAGAATCTTTCCGGCGATAGTAACGCTTCTGCTTAA
- the Ica69 gene encoding islet cell autoantigen 1 isoform X2 produces the protein MHDDSAIIKMQYQFWVRKQALSQKLGKKEDECIVASDAELDAKLELFRSIQDSCFYLQRVIDKYQERLCNLAQEENAMGRFLKDAGKQDKTRAGKMMSAVGKSLSYSGQQRLALRAPLGRLYQEVETFRQRAIEDTLQNVQAMEKARTEYRAALSWMKNISADLDPDTSKQLEKYKKVQARVKQGKIVFDNLALDCLQKVDLLAAARCNMFSHALVLYQTTLLNFTKKSAQAYSTIANSFKGYQRYDFTVVRELAETSSKLAQETGGDDDLDEKDKLQFFDMDYHDDVEEAQEATNSESKTSEKSKKDEKLLDIDNESKDTLIHLETADSSRNGIVCDTKDTENDKSLEEFFGNLILKKDASNNAEQLTNKTEKSDRAAFNKSSEEQKSVMDIFENTDFNLSDLSSLSSEAQQQQSLNLLASESAALFDEILNDKQQSTNSDWEGISHDTFLPPSILKQSLGDAALGMGQKSTAGNLDDKKKSKTGRQKGNSWLDLFAELDPLANNPMENLSGDSNASA, from the exons ATGCATGACGATTCCGCCATCATAAAAATGCAGTACCAATTCTGGGTGAGAAAGCAGGCTCTGTCTCAGAAGTTAGGGAAGAAGGAGGATGAGTGCATTGTCGCTTCAGACGCTGAGCTAGACGCCAAATTAGAACTGTTCCGCAGTATTCAGGATTCCTGCTTCTACTTGCAAAGGGTTATTGATAAATATCAAGAAAGACTATGCA ATTTGGCCCAGGAAGAAAATGCAATGGGACGTTTTCTGAAAGATGCCGGGAAACAAGACAAGACGCGCGCTGGCAAGATGATGTCGGCCGTTGGCAAGTCCTTGTCTTACTCTGGCCAACAGAGACTCGCACTGAGAGCGCCTCTGGGTCGACTGTACCAGGAGGTGGAAACGTTTCGGCAAAGAGCCATTGAAGACACTTTGCAAAATGTGCAAGCGATGGAAAAGGCCCGCACGGAGTATCGAGCCGCTCTGTCAtggatgaaaaatatatctgcCGATTTAGATCCCGACACGTCCAAgcagttagaaaaatataaaaaggttCAAGCGCGCGTTAAACA GGGCAAAATAGTCTTTGACAATCTAGCTCTCGACTGTCTTCAGAAGGTTGATTTGTTAGCGGCGGCGAGATGTAACATGTTCAGTCACGCCTTAGTTTTGTATCAAACCACACTCCTAAATTTCACGAAGAAATCTGCACAAGCGTATTCTACAATAGCTAACAGCTTCAAAGGCTATCAGCGTTATGATTTTACGGTTGTGCGTGAGCTGGCGGAGACCTCCAGCAAATTAGCTCAAGAAACTGGCGGTGACGACGATTTAGACGAGAAGGATAA ATTACAATTTTTCGACATGGATTATCATGACGACGTTGAAGAGGCTCAGGAGGCTACAAACTCGGAAAGCAAAACGTCGGAAAAAAGCAAGAAAGACGAGAAACTTTTAGATATAGATAATGAGTCGAAAGACACATTGATACATTTGGAAACTGCCGATTCTTCGAGAAACGGAATTGTGTGCGACACAAAAGACACGGAAAACGATAAAAGTCTTGAGGAGTTTTTTGGAAACCTCATTCTCAAAAAAGATGCGTCCAATAATGCCGAACAATTGACGAATAAAACCGAAAAAAGTGACCGAGCCGCATTTAACAAAAGCTCCGAGGAGCAGAAATCAGTCATGGATATATTCGAGAAcactgattttaatttatccgaCTTGTCCTCTCTGTCATCGGAGGCACAGCAGCAAcaatcattaaatttattggctTCCGAAAGCGCGGCGCTTTTCGACGAAATCCTGAACGACAAGCAACAGTCTACGAACAGCGACTGGGAGGGTATATCACACGACACTTTTCTACCGCCCAGCATTTTGAAGCAGAGTCTGGGGGACGCGGCGCTGGGTATGGGACAGAAAAGCACTGCCGGTAACCTGGATGACAAA AAAAAGAGTAAGACTGGAAGGCAAAAAGGTAACTCGTGGTTGGATTTATTCGCAGAGTTGGATCCATTGGCCAACAATCCAATGGAGAATCTTTCCGGCGATAGTAACGCTTCTGCTTAA
- the Ica69 gene encoding islet cell autoantigen 1 isoform X3, whose protein sequence is MGRFLKDAGKQDKTRAGKMMSAVGKSLSYSGQQRLALRAPLGRLYQEVETFRQRAIEDTLQNVQAMEKARTEYRAALSWMKNISADLDPDTSKQLEKYKKVQARVKQGKIVFDNLALDCLQKVDLLAAARCNMFSHALVLYQTTLLNFTKKSAQAYSTIANSFKGYQRYDFTVVRELAETSSKLAQETGGDDDLDEKDKLQFFDMDYHDDVEEAQEATNSESKTSEKSKKDEKLLDIDNESKDTLIHLETADSSRNGIVCDTKDTENDKSLEEFFGNLILKKDASNNAEQLTNKTEKSDRAAFNKSSEEQKSVMDIFENTDFNLSDLSSLSSEAQQQQSLNLLASESAALFDEILNDKQQSTNSDWEGISHDTFLPPSILKQSLGDAALGMGQKSTAGNLDDKKKSKTGRQKGNSWLDLFAELDPLANNPMENLSGDSNASA, encoded by the exons ATGGGACGTTTTCTGAAAGATGCCGGGAAACAAGACAAGACGCGCGCTGGCAAGATGATGTCGGCCGTTGGCAAGTCCTTGTCTTACTCTGGCCAACAGAGACTCGCACTGAGAGCGCCTCTGGGTCGACTGTACCAGGAGGTGGAAACGTTTCGGCAAAGAGCCATTGAAGACACTTTGCAAAATGTGCAAGCGATGGAAAAGGCCCGCACGGAGTATCGAGCCGCTCTGTCAtggatgaaaaatatatctgcCGATTTAGATCCCGACACGTCCAAgcagttagaaaaatataaaaaggttCAAGCGCGCGTTAAACA GGGCAAAATAGTCTTTGACAATCTAGCTCTCGACTGTCTTCAGAAGGTTGATTTGTTAGCGGCGGCGAGATGTAACATGTTCAGTCACGCCTTAGTTTTGTATCAAACCACACTCCTAAATTTCACGAAGAAATCTGCACAAGCGTATTCTACAATAGCTAACAGCTTCAAAGGCTATCAGCGTTATGATTTTACGGTTGTGCGTGAGCTGGCGGAGACCTCCAGCAAATTAGCTCAAGAAACTGGCGGTGACGACGATTTAGACGAGAAGGATAA ATTACAATTTTTCGACATGGATTATCATGACGACGTTGAAGAGGCTCAGGAGGCTACAAACTCGGAAAGCAAAACGTCGGAAAAAAGCAAGAAAGACGAGAAACTTTTAGATATAGATAATGAGTCGAAAGACACATTGATACATTTGGAAACTGCCGATTCTTCGAGAAACGGAATTGTGTGCGACACAAAAGACACGGAAAACGATAAAAGTCTTGAGGAGTTTTTTGGAAACCTCATTCTCAAAAAAGATGCGTCCAATAATGCCGAACAATTGACGAATAAAACCGAAAAAAGTGACCGAGCCGCATTTAACAAAAGCTCCGAGGAGCAGAAATCAGTCATGGATATATTCGAGAAcactgattttaatttatccgaCTTGTCCTCTCTGTCATCGGAGGCACAGCAGCAAcaatcattaaatttattggctTCCGAAAGCGCGGCGCTTTTCGACGAAATCCTGAACGACAAGCAACAGTCTACGAACAGCGACTGGGAGGGTATATCACACGACACTTTTCTACCGCCCAGCATTTTGAAGCAGAGTCTGGGGGACGCGGCGCTGGGTATGGGACAGAAAAGCACTGCCGGTAACCTGGATGACAAA AAAAAGAGTAAGACTGGAAGGCAAAAAGGTAACTCGTGGTTGGATTTATTCGCAGAGTTGGATCCATTGGCCAACAATCCAATGGAGAATCTTTCCGGCGATAGTAACGCTTCTGCTTAA